From a region of the Fischerella sp. JS2 genome:
- a CDS encoding DUF1823 family protein: MSNLPPLNTDTIWAILNEEIDDATVNQLVWHCLGYRYDPVTAKWDNQEVSAEWRDEYPQPPDFIESRPATVKLTRSIPTEYKQIVKEKLGFKGYKIGEFGPRQTRRATAANWLLSYMEQKS; encoded by the coding sequence ATGTCTAATTTGCCACCACTCAATACAGATACCATTTGGGCAATTCTCAACGAAGAAATTGATGACGCTACAGTTAATCAATTGGTATGGCATTGTTTGGGTTATCGCTATGATCCAGTAACAGCAAAGTGGGATAATCAGGAAGTATCTGCCGAATGGCGAGATGAGTATCCACAACCACCTGATTTTATTGAGAGTCGCCCCGCAACTGTCAAATTGACTCGTTCTATCCCAACAGAATATAAACAAATAGTTAAAGAAAAGCTGGGTTTTAAAGGTTATAAAATTGGGGAATTTGGCCCTCGACAAACTCGCAGGGCAACAGCAGCTAATTGGTTATTGAGTTATATGGAACAAAAAAGCTAG
- a CDS encoding polyribonucleotide nucleotidyltransferase, with protein sequence MALGDFFGNIMGGKQRRRDDEREYRDRDDEDRESRYRDRDDEDRESRYRDRDDEDRESRYRDRDDEDRESRYRDRDDDDDEDRD encoded by the coding sequence ATGGCACTCGGTGATTTTTTTGGTAATATAATGGGCGGCAAGCAAAGACGTCGTGATGATGAGCGAGAATACCGCGATCGCGACGACGAAGACAGAGAATCCAGATACCGCGATCGCGACGACGAAGACAGAGAATCCAGATACCGCGATCGCGACGACGAAGACAGAGAATCCAGATACCGCGATCGCGACGACGAAGACAGAGAATCCAGATACCGCGATCGCGACGACGATGACGATGAGGATCGCGATTAA